The window CTTGATAATATAGAGGAAGCGATAAGCAAAATAATAAATCCTGAAATAGACCCTGAATCAAGTTCAGGGTGACATCTTCAGGGTATGGTTCAGGGTGACATCTTCCCCCTTTTGTCATTCTGAACTCGTTTCAGAATCTCACTTGTTTCAGCATCTAATTATTTCAGCAAGTTAGAGACCCTGAATGATCCTGAAACAAGTTCAGGACATGATTTTGGGTGACAGAAAAAGACTTTTTACCAGTGCATCATATGTTTGACGCATGAAAATGTCAAATCAAGATACAGTTTGAGACCTGTGAAAAAGGTCTCTTCACGAATCTGCTCCAAAAGTTTCCTAGGAGGCTGTCCGAAAACGCGCCAAAGTGGTCATTTCGAGCGGAGCGAGAAATCTTATTGTATTGAAAATAAAGTCTGTCTTCCCCATCCAGCAGGACAGCCGTCTCGGCTGTTTAGGCGATTCACCATTATGGACAGGCGAGACGCCTGTCCTACTGTGTTGGAAGGGTCAATGTCTATTTTGGGGTTCCATTTTCTTCTTGAGTTTTAAATAGCTATTTTCTAAGATGCGCAGTTGAAATAAATCTAAAGTAAAGAAAAAAGTGCTCATTTTCCTTTGTTACGCTCAACTCGGCATTAGACGGGGCCCACAAATCCCGTATTGAAAGCCATTTGGGAGGATTACTTATAGTTGATGTACTCGTAAAAAGTCTCAAAATGTGTCATTTGTCATCCTGAACTCGTTTCAGGATCTCACTTGTTTCAGCATCTAAATATTTCAATAAGTTAGAGACCCTGAAATGAATTCAGGGTGACAAAAACTGACTTTTTACGAGTGCATCACAATTAACGTTATGCATAATTTATGGATAGTAGCTATTTCGGTTTTGCTTCTGAACCTTCCGTTTGGCTTCTGGCGAGCAGGGGTTAAGAAATTTTCGCTGCCCTGGTTTCTGGCAGTGCACATTCCCGTTCCTTTCGTCGTCGGTATTCGTATTTTGGCAGGGATTGGATGGCATTCTACTACATTTCTGGTCCTGATAAGCACATTTTTAATAGGACAATTCCTTGGTGGTAAAGTTCGGTGCTTGTATCAGCAGTGGTTTTAGCTGCCTATATGTGAAATACTCAATGAAGTTGCTATCACGATAGATGGAAGGCTGCCTTGCATCAACCCACGGCGTGGCAGGCGACATGATGTTTTACCCCTTTGTCTATGAGCTCCGGCTCAATCTTATCACAAATATCCATTCTGTCGGGACAGCGGGGATGGAAAGAACATCCGGCCGGCGGATCAATCGGGCTGGGAACATCTCCATTGAGGACAATTCTTCTCTTTTTCCTTTCCGGGTCGGGGACCGGCACAGCAGAAAGAAGCACCTTTGTGTACGGATGGAGCGGATTTTTATAAAATGTTTCTTTTTCTGCAAGTTCCACTATTTTCCCTAAATACATAACGGCGATCCGGTCACTCACATGTTCAATTACACTGAGATCATGGCTTATGAAGAGATAGGTCAGGTTAAAATCCCTCTGCAAATCTTTTAAAAGGTTCAATATCTGTGCCTGTATAGAAACGTCCAGCGCGGAAACAGGTTCGTCTGCAACAACGAGTTCGGGCCTGAGTGCAATGGCCCTCGCCACTCCTATGCGCTGCCTTTGACCGCCGCTGAATTCGTGGGGATACCGGCCCATCTGTTCCCTGCTCAACCCCACTACCCCCATTAGCCTGACTACTTCTGCCTCCCTCTCCTTTCTGTTGCCCAGTTTATGAACGATAAACGGCTCTCCAATAATACTCCCCGCACTTTTCCTGGGATTAAGAGATGAATATGGATCCTGGAATATCAACTGCACCTTCCTGCGATAACCTTTCAGCCCTTCGCCGGAATATTCAAAAATGTTTTCACCTTCAAATAAAATCTCTCCCCCTGTTGGCTCTTCAAGCCTCATGATAACTCGTCCAAGAGTTGTCTTGCCACAGCCGCTCTCACCAACAAGTCCCAGTGTCTCTCCCCTGTAAATCTGGAGATCTACTCCATCCACGGCTCTCACAATTCCACGGCGACCCGAGAGAAAACCACCCTCCACGGTAAAATATTTTTTTAATCCTTTGATATCCAGTAGAATATTAGGTTTTTGCATAACCATTCCAAAGTCATATAAAGAGTGCCTAAAGTTTGAAGTGCCTAAAGTGATCTAAAGTTAAATGACCAAAATCCTTAACTTTAGGCACTTTAGCTCACTTTAGTTCACTTCACACTTTTAACTAAATCTTGTTGTTTGACCTGGCATCAACATCTGAGCAAAAAACGTAGATGTTGTAGACAAAGACCCCGCTACACGTACTTCCAGCATCTAACCTGATGCCCCGGAGATTTCGCCATGAGCTGCGGCTCCTTTTCTCTGCACACCTTCATCACATCAGAACATCTGTCCTGAAAGCTGCAGCCGGAGGGTAGTTCATAAAGATTGGGTACCGCTCCCCGTATTGTCTTGAGATACCCACCTGTCCCTCTCGGAATAGATTCCATAAGACCTACAGTATATGGGTGAAAGGGACTCGAAAAGAGACCTTCTACATTACAATACTCCACCACTTTACCCGCATACATAACGCAGG is drawn from Syntrophales bacterium and contains these coding sequences:
- a CDS encoding dipeptide ABC transporter ATP-binding protein; translated protein: MQKPNILLDIKGLKKYFTVEGGFLSGRRGIVRAVDGVDLQIYRGETLGLVGESGCGKTTLGRVIMRLEEPTGGEILFEGENIFEYSGEGLKGYRRKVQLIFQDPYSSLNPRKSAGSIIGEPFIVHKLGNRKEREAEVVRLMGVVGLSREQMGRYPHEFSGGQRQRIGVARAIALRPELVVADEPVSALDVSIQAQILNLLKDLQRDFNLTYLFISHDLSVIEHVSDRIAVMYLGKIVELAEKETFYKNPLHPYTKVLLSAVPVPDPERKKRRIVLNGDVPSPIDPPAGCSFHPRCPDRMDICDKIEPELIDKGVKHHVACHAVG